In a genomic window of Punica granatum isolate Tunisia-2019 chromosome 6, ASM765513v2, whole genome shotgun sequence:
- the LOC116211797 gene encoding protein MICRORCHIDIA 2-like, with amino-acid sequence MPPRRIPTNAVVNVDSSSEDEVEDGARNSNISGYSSATKPTAQSEITAAREGSGAVSSSCDSLESRSFWKAGNYDVGPAPKFTSTPDLLEHARVHPKFLHSNATSHKWAFGAIAELLDNAVDEIQNGATFVKVDKINIVKDNSPALLFQDDGGGMDPQGIRKCMSLGYSSKKSNTTIGQYGNGFKTSTMRLGADVIVFSRAVRAGKSTQSIGLLSYTYLRKTGQDDVIVPMIDFDISSRLAEPIIYSSEKDWSNNLNIILEWSPFESEEELMLQFEDIGSHGTKIVIFNLWLNDEGIYELSFDDDDEDIRLRDEANSGSMTKVHKKVAELRAHISYHLRYSLRAYASILYLRKFPNFKILLRGKPVEQYSIADDLKHSKVVSYKPHAAAALKEVSVETTIGFIKEAPSLGVSGFNVYHKNRLIRPYWKVTSDGTSKGYGVVGVLEANFIEPAHDKQDFERSSLYVRLEARLKHILAEYWKGHCHFMGHQTPGARNRSLHLLSSSQQSRQPKTVIVNGLSASSRQGSNRGFGALKYPMVSFEAATLVDTPEPMSVDQICDENIELFMRCESHKQKDAELKEKIRKVEMELEETRKKCAQLSSYLETKRKQESLKPRIGKV; translated from the exons ATGCCTCCCAGGAGGATTCCCACCAACGCCGTCGTAAATGTCGACAGCAGCAGTGAAGATGAGGTCGAAGACGGTGCCCGGAATTCCAATATCAGCGGCTACTCATCCGCCACCAAACCAACGGCACAGAGTGAAATCACCGCCGCCCGTGAAGGGTCCGGGGCTGTCTCGTCTTCCTGTGATTCCCTCGAGTCCCGAAGCTTCTGGAAGGCCGGAAACTACGACGTCGGCCCCGCCCCGAAATTCACCTCCACCCCAG ATCTTTTGGAGCATGCCCGTGTACATCCCAAGTTTCTTCACTCGAATGCAACTTCTCATAAATGGGCATTTGGAG CAATTGCTGAGCTCCTGGACAATGCTGTTGATGAA ATACAGAATGGAGCGACTTTCGTCAAGgttgataaaattaatatcgTGAAGGATAATTCTCCAGCTTTATTATTTCAAG ATGATGGTGGTGGCATGGACCCGCAGGGCATTCGGAAATGTATGAGCTTGGGTTATTCGTCAAAGAAGTCAAACACTACAATTGGACAAT ATGGTAATGGATTCAAGACAAGCACCATGCGACTGGGTGCTGATGTAATTGTTTTCAGTCGTGCAGTTCGTGCAGG GAAATCAACCCAGAGCATTGGACTTCTTTCTTACACCTACTTGAGGAAAACTGGTCAGGATGATGTCATTGTTCCGATg aTAGATTTTGATATTTCCAGTCGCTTGGCAGAACCGATTATTTATAGCTCGGAGAAGGACTGGTCTAATAACTTGAATATCATCCTTGAATGGTCTCCCTTTGAATCAGAGGAGGAGCTGATGCTGCAG TTTGAGGATATTGGATCACATGGTACCAAGATTGTAATATTCAACTTATGGCTCAATGACGAAGGCATCTatgaattgagttttgatgatgatgatgag GACATTAGGTTGAGGGATGAAGCTAATTCTGGAAGCATGACAAAGGTACACAAGAAAGTTGCTGAACTAAGAGCTCATATATCTTACCACCTCCGGTATTCTCTACGG GCATATGCTTCAATCTTGTATCTCAGAAAATTTCCAAATTTCAAGATCCTTTTGAGGGGAAAGCCTGTCGAGCAGTATAGTATTGCAGATGACTTAAAGCACTCGAAGGTTGTATCCTACAAGCCTCATGCTGCAGCAGCACTCAAAGAG GTTTCTGTGGAGACAACTATTGGATTTATCAAGGAAGCGCCGAGTCTTGGAGTTTCTGGATTTAATGTGTACCACAAAAATCGACTCATCCGG CCTTACTGGAAAGTTACTAGCGATGGAACTTCCAAAGGATACGGTGTTGTCG GGGTTTTGGAAGCTAACTTCATAGAACCTGCTCACGACAAGCAAGATTTCGAGAGATCATCACTGTACGTCAGGCTTGAAGCAAGGCTGAAACATATACTCGCTGAATACTG GAAAGGACACTGCCATTTTATGGGACATCAGACTCCTGGCGCTAGAAATAGATCACTCCATCTTCTGTCGAGTTCCCAGCAAAGTAGACAACCGAAAACAGTTATTGTTAATGGTCTTTCGGCTTCTTCCAGACAAGGCAGTAACCGGGGATTCGGTGCTCTGAAATATCCCATG gtttCTTTTGAAGCAGCGACATTAGTGGACACTCCCGAACCCATGTCGGTTGACCAAATATGCGACGAGAACATTGAACTATTCATGAG GTGTGAGTCGCATAAGCAGAAAGATGCTGAGTTGAAAGAGAAG ATTCGGAAGGTGGAGATGGAATTGGAAGAGACACGGAAGAAGTGCGCCCAACTTTCTTCCTACTTGGAAACTAAGAGGAAACAAGAATCATTGAAACCAAGGATCGGCAAAGTTTGA
- the LOC116212385 gene encoding mavicyanin-like, whose product MASTQFAILAVFTLLLPSIALATQHIVGDEQGWTTNFDYQAWAASKVFRVGDSLLFKYMVPNHNVIRANQTEFQQCIKSEANQALTSGNDIIDLKSPGKKWYICGVKEHSSNFKMKLAINVIDAWAPAPAPTAPAIHAPIYSG is encoded by the exons ATGGCTTCTACTCAATTCGCCATCCTGGCCGTTTTCACTCTTCTGCTTCCATCGATCGCACTGGCGACGCAGCACATTGTTGGGGATGAACAAGGCTGGACGACCAATTTCGACTACCAGGCCTGGGCTGCAAGCAAAGTCTTCCGGGTGGGCGACTCCCTTT TGTTCAAGTACATGGTTCCGAACCATAACGTCATCAGAGCGAACCAGACCGAGTTCCAGCAGTGCATCAAATCGGAAGCAAACCAGGCACTGACCTCCGGAAATGACATCATCGATCTCAAGagcccggggaagaaatggTACATCTGCGGAGTTAAAGAGCACAGCAGCAACTTCAAGATGAAGCTCGCCATCAATGTGATCGATGCCTGGGCTCCAGCTCCAGCTCCGACCGCTCCCGCCATCCATGCTCCAATCTATTCGGGTTGA
- the LOC116212421 gene encoding protein RTE1-HOMOLOG isoform X2, protein MCMKEKISMTHIEVWKMMNTMEINEDSEHHMMIEESSHESRQIDPGRARFPRCIVWAPLPVVSWFIPFIGHVGICREDGVILDFAGPNFVCVDNFAFGSATRYIQISKEKCSNTSIYDEEGENPRDEYGRGISPWDYALRKGTQEFQHLSYNLFTCNCHSFVANNLNRLGFRSGGWNVVNLATLVFLNGQWVSTGAIVRSILPFGVVFVLGLLFGGSTFLMVWAFFVILLIGWFLLGTYCFKDLIQL, encoded by the exons ATGtgtatgaaagaaaaaatctcCATGACGCATATTGAAGTTTGGAAAAT GATGAACACAATGGAAATAAATGAGGACTCTGAACACCATATGATGATTGAAGAAAGTTCTCATGAAAGTAGGCAAATTGATCCTGGAAGAGCAAGATTTCCGAGATGCATCGTGTGGGCCCCCCTGCCTGTGGTATCATGGTTCATACCTTTCATTGGCCATGTTGGCATATGCAGAGAGGATGGTGTGATTCTTGATTTCGCTGGGCCGAATTTCGTGTGTGTTGATAACTTTGCATTTGGGTCTGCAACACGTTACATACAGATAAGCAAGGAAAAg TGCTCTAACACGTCCATATATGACGAAGAGGGAGAAAATCCTCGGGATGAGTATGGGAGGGGAATCTCGCCTTGGGACTATGCTCTCCGCAAGGGAACCCAGGAGTTCCAGCACCTTTCTTATAACCTCTTCACGTGTAACTGTCACTCCTTTGTAGCCAACAACTTGAACAGGCTAGGGTTTCGCTCAGGTGGGTGGAATGTGGTGAACCTAGCAACTCTGGTCTTCCTCAATGGCCAGTGGGTGAGCACAGGAGCAATAGTTCGAAGTATCTTGCCGTTTGGCGTAGTGTTTGTGCTTGGGCTCTTGTTTGGGGGCTCGACATTCCTTATGGTCTGGGCATTCTTTGTCATCCTCCTCATTGGTTGGTTTCTACTTGGTACGTACTGTTTCAAGGACTTGATACAACTGTAG
- the LOC116212421 gene encoding protein RTE1-HOMOLOG isoform X1: MCMKEKISMTHIEVWKIRMNTMEINEDSEHHMMIEESSHESRQIDPGRARFPRCIVWAPLPVVSWFIPFIGHVGICREDGVILDFAGPNFVCVDNFAFGSATRYIQISKEKCSNTSIYDEEGENPRDEYGRGISPWDYALRKGTQEFQHLSYNLFTCNCHSFVANNLNRLGFRSGGWNVVNLATLVFLNGQWVSTGAIVRSILPFGVVFVLGLLFGGSTFLMVWAFFVILLIGWFLLGTYCFKDLIQL; this comes from the exons ATGtgtatgaaagaaaaaatctcCATGACGCATATTGAAGTTTGGAAAAT CAGGATGAACACAATGGAAATAAATGAGGACTCTGAACACCATATGATGATTGAAGAAAGTTCTCATGAAAGTAGGCAAATTGATCCTGGAAGAGCAAGATTTCCGAGATGCATCGTGTGGGCCCCCCTGCCTGTGGTATCATGGTTCATACCTTTCATTGGCCATGTTGGCATATGCAGAGAGGATGGTGTGATTCTTGATTTCGCTGGGCCGAATTTCGTGTGTGTTGATAACTTTGCATTTGGGTCTGCAACACGTTACATACAGATAAGCAAGGAAAAg TGCTCTAACACGTCCATATATGACGAAGAGGGAGAAAATCCTCGGGATGAGTATGGGAGGGGAATCTCGCCTTGGGACTATGCTCTCCGCAAGGGAACCCAGGAGTTCCAGCACCTTTCTTATAACCTCTTCACGTGTAACTGTCACTCCTTTGTAGCCAACAACTTGAACAGGCTAGGGTTTCGCTCAGGTGGGTGGAATGTGGTGAACCTAGCAACTCTGGTCTTCCTCAATGGCCAGTGGGTGAGCACAGGAGCAATAGTTCGAAGTATCTTGCCGTTTGGCGTAGTGTTTGTGCTTGGGCTCTTGTTTGGGGGCTCGACATTCCTTATGGTCTGGGCATTCTTTGTCATCCTCCTCATTGGTTGGTTTCTACTTGGTACGTACTGTTTCAAGGACTTGATACAACTGTAG
- the LOC116212421 gene encoding protein RTE1-HOMOLOG isoform X3 produces the protein MNTMEINEDSEHHMMIEESSHESRQIDPGRARFPRCIVWAPLPVVSWFIPFIGHVGICREDGVILDFAGPNFVCVDNFAFGSATRYIQISKEKCSNTSIYDEEGENPRDEYGRGISPWDYALRKGTQEFQHLSYNLFTCNCHSFVANNLNRLGFRSGGWNVVNLATLVFLNGQWVSTGAIVRSILPFGVVFVLGLLFGGSTFLMVWAFFVILLIGWFLLGTYCFKDLIQL, from the exons ATGAACACAATGGAAATAAATGAGGACTCTGAACACCATATGATGATTGAAGAAAGTTCTCATGAAAGTAGGCAAATTGATCCTGGAAGAGCAAGATTTCCGAGATGCATCGTGTGGGCCCCCCTGCCTGTGGTATCATGGTTCATACCTTTCATTGGCCATGTTGGCATATGCAGAGAGGATGGTGTGATTCTTGATTTCGCTGGGCCGAATTTCGTGTGTGTTGATAACTTTGCATTTGGGTCTGCAACACGTTACATACAGATAAGCAAGGAAAAg TGCTCTAACACGTCCATATATGACGAAGAGGGAGAAAATCCTCGGGATGAGTATGGGAGGGGAATCTCGCCTTGGGACTATGCTCTCCGCAAGGGAACCCAGGAGTTCCAGCACCTTTCTTATAACCTCTTCACGTGTAACTGTCACTCCTTTGTAGCCAACAACTTGAACAGGCTAGGGTTTCGCTCAGGTGGGTGGAATGTGGTGAACCTAGCAACTCTGGTCTTCCTCAATGGCCAGTGGGTGAGCACAGGAGCAATAGTTCGAAGTATCTTGCCGTTTGGCGTAGTGTTTGTGCTTGGGCTCTTGTTTGGGGGCTCGACATTCCTTATGGTCTGGGCATTCTTTGTCATCCTCCTCATTGGTTGGTTTCTACTTGGTACGTACTGTTTCAAGGACTTGATACAACTGTAG